One Cryptomeria japonica chromosome 9, Sugi_1.0, whole genome shotgun sequence genomic window carries:
- the LOC131858393 gene encoding uncharacterized protein LOC131858393 yields the protein MKYQGPLRLRPMQVEEPFQQWGLDFIGEIIDHSSGGHKWILVATDYLTKWVEAIPIKQATSRVVIKFMMENIIIRFGIPARIINDNAMCFRSEEFDTFYEEYGIKISHSSPYHPQANGHAESSNKNILKNIKKILGNNKRAWNSKLNLAIWADRITIKKSMGESPFELVYGKQARIPLDNSLLVHKFMIQEGIDNVDPLHERFEKIGLVR from the coding sequence ATGAAATACCAAGGGCCATTGCGTCTAAGACCTATGCAGGTGGAAGAACCTTTCCAGCAATGGGGCCTGGATTTCATTGGAGAGATAATAGATCATTCGAGTGGAGGTCACAAGTGGATATTGGTGGCCACTGACTAccttactaaatgggtagaggcaatccctATCAAACAAGCTACTAGTAGGGTGGTGATTAAGTTCATGATGGAGAACATTATTATCAGGTTTGGTATCCCTGCAAGAATAATTAATGATAACGCTATGTGCTTCAGATCTGAAGAATTTGATACTTTCTATGAGGAATACGGCATTAAGATATCACACTCGTCCCCATACCATCCTCAGGCCAATGGACATGCAGAATCTAGTAATAAAAACATTCTTAAGAATATTAAGAAAATACTTGGAAATAACAAAAGGGCTTGGAATTCAAAGTTGAATTTAGCAATTTGGGCAGATAGAATTACAATAAAAAAATCTATGGGagagtctccattcgaattagtGTATGGAAAACAAGCTAGAATTCCTCTTGACAACTCGCTACTAGTCCATAAATTCATGATTCAGGAAGGAATCGATAATGTTGATCCTCTACACGAGAGGTTTGAAAAAATTGGCTTAGTTAGATGA